A portion of the Pseudomonadales bacterium genome contains these proteins:
- the rpoD gene encoding RNA polymerase sigma factor RpoD: MSVPSQQSRLKDLIAKAKEQNYLTYAEVNDHLPEDISDPDQVEEIIQMINDLGIQVFEEAPDAESLLLTSGDTSADEIAEDAVAALTAVESEAGRTTDPVRMYMREMGTVELLTREGEIQIAKRIEEGIRETLTAVAWLPGTIDQVLGEYDLVATEERRLSDILIGYLEPADDVPPATPVEPASKLAAKKGQAAEAGDDDEEGSADNGDTEEVESGPDPELARQRFDELRKQHVKAIRAIKKHGRDSTQAQREIEKAADLFKFFKLTPRQFDPLTDRVRTIASKVREHERAIMNLCVNHARVPKQVFLKEFPGNESNDKWTEKLARRKQPYAAKMLEVRDRVVGIQQKIAEIEQETGIPVGEVKEINRRMSIGEARARRAKKEMVEANLRLVISIAKKYTNRGLQFLDLIQEGNIGLMKAVDKFEYRRGYKFSTYATWWIRQAITRSIADQARTIRIPVHMIETINKLNRISRQMLQEMGREPTPEELGERMEMPEDKIRKVLKIAKEPISMETPIGDDEDSHLGDFIEDSSIPSPIESATGEGLREATREVLAGLTAREAKVLRMRFGIDMNTDHTLEEVGKQFDVTRERIRQIEAKALRKLRHPSRSDHLRSFLDES, translated from the coding sequence ATGTCGGTTCCATCCCAGCAGTCACGCCTAAAGGATCTCATCGCGAAAGCGAAGGAACAGAACTATCTGACCTACGCCGAGGTGAACGATCACCTGCCCGAAGACATTTCGGACCCCGACCAGGTCGAAGAGATCATCCAGATGATCAACGACCTCGGCATCCAGGTATTCGAGGAGGCCCCCGACGCAGAATCGCTGCTGCTCACCAGCGGCGATACTTCCGCCGACGAAATTGCCGAGGACGCGGTTGCTGCGCTGACAGCAGTCGAATCCGAGGCGGGACGCACGACGGATCCGGTCCGCATGTACATGCGCGAGATGGGCACGGTTGAACTGCTGACCCGCGAGGGCGAGATCCAGATCGCCAAGCGCATCGAAGAAGGCATCCGGGAAACGCTGACCGCCGTGGCGTGGCTTCCCGGCACGATCGATCAGGTCCTCGGCGAATACGACCTCGTTGCAACCGAAGAGCGACGCCTCTCGGACATCCTGATCGGTTACCTCGAACCAGCCGACGACGTGCCTCCCGCCACTCCGGTCGAACCAGCCAGCAAGCTTGCTGCCAAAAAGGGTCAGGCGGCAGAAGCCGGCGACGATGACGAGGAAGGAAGCGCTGACAATGGCGACACTGAGGAGGTTGAGAGCGGACCCGATCCCGAGCTCGCGCGACAGCGTTTCGACGAATTGCGCAAGCAGCATGTAAAAGCCATCCGTGCAATCAAGAAGCACGGGCGTGACAGCACGCAGGCGCAGCGGGAAATCGAGAAGGCAGCAGATCTTTTCAAGTTCTTCAAGCTCACGCCGCGCCAGTTCGACCCGCTCACGGATCGCGTGCGCACCATTGCCAGCAAGGTGCGAGAGCACGAACGCGCGATCATGAATCTGTGCGTCAACCACGCCCGTGTGCCGAAGCAGGTTTTTCTGAAGGAGTTTCCGGGTAACGAGTCGAACGACAAGTGGACCGAGAAACTCGCTCGCCGCAAGCAACCTTATGCAGCGAAAATGCTCGAGGTCCGCGACCGCGTGGTTGGCATCCAGCAGAAGATTGCCGAAATCGAGCAGGAGACCGGCATTCCTGTCGGGGAGGTCAAGGAAATCAATCGTCGCATGTCGATTGGTGAGGCGCGCGCGCGACGCGCAAAGAAGGAGATGGTCGAGGCCAACCTGCGCCTCGTGATCTCGATCGCGAAGAAGTACACGAACCGCGGGCTGCAGTTCCTCGACTTGATCCAGGAAGGAAATATCGGATTGATGAAGGCGGTCGACAAGTTCGAATACCGTCGTGGTTACAAGTTTTCGACCTATGCGACCTGGTGGATCCGACAGGCGATCACGCGATCGATCGCCGATCAGGCGCGCACCATCCGTATCCCGGTGCACATGATCGAGACTATCAACAAGCTGAATCGGATTTCACGACAGATGCTGCAGGAAATGGGACGTGAACCAACCCCCGAGGAGCTTGGGGAACGCATGGAGATGCCCGAGGACAAGATCCGCAAGGTACTTAAGATTGCCAAGGAACCAATCTCGATGGAAACACCGATTGGTGACGACGAAGATTCGCATCTGGGCGATTTCATCGAGGATTCATCGATTCCTTCACCGATCGAATCTGCAACTGGCGAAGGCCTCCGCGAAGCAACTCGCGAAGTGCTCGCAGGCTTGACTGCACGTGAAGCAAAGGTGCTGCGCATGCGTTTCGGCATCGACATGAACACCGACCACACGCTGGAAGAAGTCGGCAAGCAATTTGACGTCACGCGTGAACGGATCCGCCAGATCGAGGCCAAGGCGCTGCGCAAACTGCGCCACCCGAGTCGCTCGGACCACCTGCGCAGCTTTCTCGACGAAAGCTGA